In Geobacter anodireducens, a genomic segment contains:
- a CDS encoding pseudouridylate synthase, whose translation MEILFRDDYLVAVHKPAGLLVHRSPIDRHETRFALQEVRDLLGCRVYPVHRLDKPTSGVLVFALDPATARSLGDAFAGGLADKTYLAVTRGIVPPEGIIDHPLSAEPDRLDSAKSSPAAPQPAVTAFRRLAEAELPVATGRHATSRYSLAELSPRTGRRHRLRRHMKHIFHPIIGDTTYGEGRHNRFFRQELGCGRLLLHAAELSLPHPASGEILTIAAPPDRELARLLDRLGWLAAATGRRRPVEPAPP comes from the coding sequence GTGGAGATCCTCTTTCGCGACGACTACTTGGTGGCCGTGCACAAGCCGGCCGGGCTCCTGGTGCACCGCAGCCCCATCGACCGCCATGAGACCCGCTTCGCTCTCCAGGAGGTGCGCGACCTCCTCGGCTGCCGGGTCTATCCCGTTCACCGCCTCGACAAGCCCACCTCCGGCGTCCTGGTGTTCGCCCTGGACCCGGCAACGGCCCGCTCGCTCGGTGATGCCTTTGCCGGCGGACTGGCGGACAAGACCTACCTGGCGGTCACCCGGGGGATTGTTCCGCCGGAGGGAATCATCGACCATCCCCTGAGCGCAGAACCGGATCGGCTGGACAGTGCGAAGAGCTCACCGGCAGCGCCTCAGCCGGCGGTAACCGCCTTCCGGCGACTCGCTGAAGCGGAACTGCCCGTGGCAACGGGGCGCCATGCCACCTCCCGCTACTCGCTCGCGGAGCTCAGCCCCCGCACCGGCCGCCGCCACCGGTTGCGGCGCCACATGAAGCACATCTTTCACCCGATCATCGGCGACACCACCTACGGCGAAGGGCGCCACAACCGATTCTTCCGGCAAGAGCTCGGCTGCGGCCGGCTCCTGCTCCACGCCGCGGAGCTCTCGCTCCCCCATCCCGCAAGCGGTGAAATCCTGACCATTGCCGCCCCGCCGGACCGGGAACTTGCCCGCCTTCTGGACCGCCTCGGCTGGCTGGCTGCGGCGACCGGTCGCAGGCGGCCGGTCGAACCCGCGCCGCCTTGA
- a CDS encoding peptide-methionine (S)-S-oxide reductase produces the protein MGENANLEKATFGAGCFWHVEEEFRRVPGVVSTLAGYMGGWKEHPTYEEVCSKATGHAEVVEVTFDPAAVTYDHLLRVFWDCHDPTQLNRQGPDIGTNYRSVIFYHSPDQERAARASLEHEQRSGRHSRPIVTEIVPAATFWWAEEYHQHYLEKRGSGSCRW, from the coding sequence ATGGGAGAGAATGCGAATCTTGAGAAGGCCACCTTCGGTGCCGGCTGTTTCTGGCATGTGGAAGAAGAATTCCGCCGCGTGCCCGGGGTTGTTTCCACCCTGGCGGGATACATGGGGGGATGGAAGGAGCACCCCACCTATGAAGAGGTCTGCTCCAAGGCCACCGGCCACGCCGAGGTGGTGGAGGTGACCTTCGACCCCGCTGCCGTCACCTATGACCACCTGCTGCGGGTCTTCTGGGACTGCCACGACCCGACCCAGCTCAACCGGCAGGGCCCCGACATCGGCACCAACTACCGCTCCGTCATCTTTTACCACTCGCCGGACCAGGAGCGGGCGGCCCGGGCATCCCTGGAGCACGAGCAGCGCTCCGGGCGCCATTCCCGCCCCATTGTCACCGAGATCGTTCCGGCTGCCACCTTCTGGTGGGCCGAGGAATACCACCAGCACTACCTGGAAAAGCGGGGCAGCGGCAGTTGCCGCTGGTAG
- a CDS encoding L-allo-threonine aldolase, producing the protein MNIIDLRSDTVTRPSPAMRAAMAGAEVGDDVYGEDPTVNRLEELGAATLGTEAALFTASGTQANLLALLAHCRRGDEYIAGQTAHCYRYEGGGAAALGGIQPQPLEVEPDGTLDLSAVAAAIKPDDIHFARTRLLCLENTHAGRVLPLDYLARARQLCNEQGLGLHMDGARIFNAAVTLGVPVREIAGHVDSVSVCLSKGLGAPVGSLLCGSREFVATARRWRKAVGGGMRQAGILAAAGILALTGNVDRLAEDHANARRLAEGLAAIPGLALDPAQVQTNMIFLCLPLHTADRLASFLNERGILISGRESIRLVTHLDVTSSDIERVLAAFGAFFAGHGGMHPGAPS; encoded by the coding sequence ATGAACATCATTGACCTGCGCAGCGACACCGTTACCCGGCCGAGCCCTGCCATGCGCGCCGCCATGGCGGGAGCCGAGGTGGGGGACGACGTCTACGGCGAAGACCCGACCGTGAACCGGCTGGAGGAACTGGGCGCCGCGACGCTCGGCACGGAAGCGGCCCTGTTCACCGCCAGCGGCACCCAGGCCAACCTCCTGGCCCTCCTGGCCCACTGCCGGCGGGGTGACGAATACATCGCCGGCCAGACCGCCCACTGCTATCGCTACGAAGGGGGCGGGGCCGCCGCCCTGGGGGGTATCCAGCCCCAGCCCCTGGAGGTGGAACCCGACGGGACCCTCGATCTCTCAGCCGTGGCCGCCGCCATCAAGCCGGACGACATCCACTTCGCCCGCACCCGGCTCCTCTGCCTGGAAAACACCCATGCCGGACGGGTTCTTCCCCTGGACTACCTGGCACGCGCCAGACAACTCTGCAACGAGCAGGGCCTTGGCCTGCACATGGACGGCGCCCGCATCTTCAATGCCGCCGTAACGCTCGGCGTACCGGTCCGCGAGATCGCCGGCCACGTGGATTCGGTGTCGGTCTGCCTCTCCAAGGGGCTCGGCGCCCCGGTGGGGTCGCTGCTCTGCGGGAGCAGGGAGTTCGTCGCCACGGCCCGCCGATGGCGCAAGGCGGTCGGAGGAGGCATGCGCCAGGCCGGCATCCTGGCGGCCGCCGGCATCCTGGCCCTGACCGGAAACGTGGACCGGCTCGCCGAGGACCATGCCAACGCCCGCCGCCTGGCCGAGGGGTTGGCCGCCATCCCGGGGCTGGCCCTCGACCCGGCCCAGGTCCAGACCAATATGATATTCCTCTGCCTTCCTCTCCACACGGCGGACCGGCTCGCCTCGTTTCTCAACGAGCGGGGCATCCTCATCTCCGGCCGGGAAAGTATCCGTCTCGTCACCCACCTGGACGTGACATCTTCGGACATAGAGCGGGTTCTCGCGGCATTCGGCGCATTCTTCGCCGGCCACGGCGGGATGCACCCGGGAGCGCCGTCATGA
- a CDS encoding type VI secretion system protein ImpK yields the protein MHLTDCFTDVMAYLNHSLRTIAVRQPPYGEIRGEIERFMAAADAAARSEGLDREEFDLARFAVCAWIDESILSSAWEEKNTWLKEQLQRIHYATTDAGEEFFTRLTALGLNQREVREVFYLCLALGFAGKYCKPGDEYHLEQLKTAQLKLLMGSSVGLPPLERTELFPEAWPAGPPPAAIRPGRGTGNRALAAAVAAAPVVLLLILFLAYRFTLSGVGDTFLRTVPY from the coding sequence ATGCATCTGACCGATTGCTTCACAGACGTTATGGCCTACCTGAACCACTCCCTCAGGACCATTGCGGTCCGGCAGCCCCCCTACGGAGAAATCCGCGGCGAAATCGAACGGTTCATGGCGGCGGCGGATGCCGCGGCCCGCAGCGAAGGGCTCGACCGGGAGGAATTCGACCTGGCGCGTTTCGCCGTCTGCGCCTGGATCGACGAGTCGATTCTCTCCTCGGCATGGGAAGAAAAAAATACCTGGCTGAAGGAGCAACTCCAGCGCATCCACTACGCCACCACCGACGCGGGGGAGGAATTCTTCACCAGGCTCACGGCGCTCGGGCTCAATCAGCGGGAGGTGCGGGAGGTGTTCTACCTCTGCCTGGCCCTCGGATTCGCCGGCAAGTACTGCAAACCTGGCGACGAGTACCATCTGGAACAGTTGAAGACCGCCCAGTTGAAACTGCTCATGGGCAGCTCGGTGGGCCTGCCACCCCTGGAACGGACCGAACTCTTTCCCGAGGCGTGGCCCGCCGGACCGCCACCGGCAGCCATCCGGCCCGGGCGCGGAACCGGAAACCGGGCGCTCGCGGCAGCCGTGGCGGCTGCGCCGGTGGTTCTGCTCCTGATCCTGTTCCTTGCCTACCGCTTCACGCTCTCGGGCGTGGGGGACACGTTCCTGAGGACGGTACCGTACTGA
- a CDS encoding type VI secretion system protein ImpL, giving the protein MNERMVKSLKWLLLAGVALLTIFLMAGIVLALDWPWWVALCLLLLLAGIAVGAMLLRSVLLRRRERHFVREVIEQEQGGLNSLSDGGRQHLDQLADQWKEGVGALRSSHLRRRGNPLYVLPWYLVIGESGSGKSTSLASARLASPFTDARRAAGDAGTRNCDWWFFEESVVLDTAGRYAVPVNGDRDRDEWQKLLALLVRHRRREPLNGLVLTVAADRLLSGGQEENAEDGRTMRRRVDELMRALGVRVPVYVLVTKCDLVEGMNCFAELLPEKALRQPMGMINRDLTADVGSFTAKALETVTERLRSLRLQILHRPEARDAAPALAFFPEEFAGLREGLTAFMEGTFRENPYQETPLLRGVFFASGRQTGSPRSRFSETLGTIAGPRLLPDTNRGIFLHDFFARVLPADRALLAPTHRAVQWRAVTGNLGILSWLLLGLALCGLLSFSFVKNMATIREVSRQFERTPPLSADPVNNLLVLESIRQGILRVEERNRAWWAPRLGLNESRRVEAVLKDKFCSQFRDGFLAPYDRHLAEGVNGLSAATQDELFARYAIHLARRINILTASRAGRGLDDLRALPQPASLSFMAAETPSVADAHKRFGELYLHYLAWRSDSPDVAREAAQLQGWLRRSLALKDGSLSWLAPWVDRHGGLSPVTLAEFWGGGVPAPDEPTIAPSFTGKGKDRIDSLMRELETAVGDSRLLAKAREGFTPWHRTRCIQVWQEFAASFPRGAERLRGSGEWQQTAARMATGHGPYFAFINRMSQELHPLAGTAEIPSFAAQLFAFQVARAGGAVSAPDTATHVTGESRRLMASIRRRLGNEAAASAIDPPPMAAHNWQEYQTALAAIAPAASSRQQAFQLASQTFTDDPATGKTPFHAAWNAAARLKRDIAGAGADDALWRLVTGPLDFLWGYVRREAGCQLQTLWEEQVLAPTLGMPPQQAGPMLLGPDGLAWRFVKGPAAPFVRGTAAGYAPRQTLGGALPLEGSLFAFLGKGAQLNAMTSGRQSNYTVAIKGLPTDANPEARIKPHGTRLELQCAGQAQALVNQNFPVGKTFYWSPDSCGDVIFQIEAGDQVLTKRYAGPQAFPDFLREFASGHRTFAAGEFPGEKDALARMGITSIRASYQFIGSQQVIRQGGAMAGATAPRMIARCW; this is encoded by the coding sequence ATGAACGAACGAATGGTGAAATCACTGAAATGGCTGCTGCTGGCGGGTGTCGCCCTGCTCACGATATTCCTGATGGCCGGGATCGTCCTGGCGCTCGACTGGCCCTGGTGGGTGGCCCTCTGCCTGCTGCTGCTCCTCGCCGGCATCGCAGTCGGGGCCATGCTGCTGCGGTCCGTACTGCTGCGGCGCCGGGAGCGGCACTTCGTCAGGGAGGTTATCGAGCAGGAACAAGGCGGACTCAACTCCTTGTCCGACGGGGGCCGGCAGCACCTGGACCAGCTCGCCGATCAGTGGAAGGAAGGGGTGGGAGCCCTCAGAAGCTCGCACCTCAGGCGACGGGGAAACCCCCTCTACGTGCTTCCCTGGTACCTGGTCATCGGCGAAAGCGGCTCCGGCAAGAGCACGAGCCTTGCCAGCGCCCGGCTCGCCTCTCCCTTCACCGATGCCCGGCGGGCCGCCGGTGATGCCGGTACGCGCAACTGCGACTGGTGGTTCTTTGAAGAGTCCGTCGTGCTCGACACCGCAGGCCGCTACGCCGTACCGGTCAATGGGGACCGGGACCGGGACGAATGGCAGAAGCTCCTGGCACTGCTGGTCAGGCACCGGAGGCGCGAACCCCTGAACGGCCTCGTCCTGACCGTGGCCGCAGACCGCCTCCTTTCCGGCGGACAGGAGGAAAACGCCGAGGATGGGCGGACCATGCGCCGCCGGGTGGATGAACTGATGCGCGCCCTGGGGGTGCGGGTACCGGTTTACGTGCTCGTAACCAAGTGCGACCTTGTCGAAGGGATGAACTGCTTCGCCGAGCTTCTGCCGGAAAAGGCGCTGCGCCAGCCCATGGGCATGATCAACCGCGATCTGACCGCCGACGTGGGCTCATTCACGGCCAAGGCGCTGGAAACGGTAACCGAACGGCTCAGGAGCCTCAGGCTCCAGATTCTCCACCGGCCCGAGGCCCGTGACGCGGCGCCGGCTCTCGCCTTTTTCCCCGAGGAGTTCGCAGGGCTCCGCGAGGGGCTCACCGCGTTCATGGAGGGGACGTTCCGCGAAAACCCCTACCAGGAAACCCCGCTGCTGCGGGGGGTGTTCTTCGCCAGCGGCCGGCAGACCGGCAGCCCCCGCTCCCGGTTCAGCGAAACACTGGGCACCATTGCCGGGCCACGGCTGCTCCCCGACACCAACCGCGGCATCTTCCTCCACGACTTCTTTGCCCGGGTCCTTCCCGCCGACCGGGCACTCCTGGCCCCGACGCACCGGGCCGTCCAGTGGCGCGCCGTCACCGGCAACCTGGGGATCCTCTCCTGGCTGCTGCTGGGTCTGGCCCTGTGTGGCCTCCTGTCCTTTTCCTTCGTGAAGAACATGGCCACCATCCGCGAGGTATCGCGCCAGTTCGAACGGACACCTCCCCTCAGCGCGGATCCGGTGAATAACCTCCTGGTTCTTGAGAGCATCCGCCAGGGGATTCTGCGCGTGGAAGAACGGAACCGCGCCTGGTGGGCGCCCCGGCTCGGGCTTAATGAAAGCCGGCGGGTGGAAGCCGTCCTCAAGGACAAGTTCTGCAGCCAGTTCCGGGACGGCTTTCTCGCCCCCTATGACCGCCACCTGGCCGAAGGGGTGAACGGTCTCTCCGCTGCCACGCAGGACGAACTCTTTGCCCGGTACGCCATCCACCTGGCGCGACGGATCAACATCCTTACCGCCAGCCGGGCAGGCAGGGGACTCGATGATCTGCGCGCCCTCCCCCAGCCGGCGTCCCTCTCGTTCATGGCCGCTGAAACCCCGTCGGTCGCCGACGCGCACAAGCGGTTCGGAGAGCTCTATCTCCACTATCTTGCATGGCGATCCGACTCTCCCGATGTGGCCCGCGAGGCGGCCCAGCTCCAGGGCTGGCTCAGACGGTCCCTCGCGCTCAAGGACGGCAGCCTCTCCTGGCTCGCCCCCTGGGTCGACCGCCATGGAGGGCTGTCACCCGTAACCCTGGCGGAATTCTGGGGAGGAGGCGTGCCGGCGCCGGATGAACCGACGATCGCCCCGTCCTTCACCGGCAAGGGCAAAGACCGGATCGACAGCCTCATGCGCGAGCTGGAAACCGCGGTGGGCGACTCCCGCCTTCTGGCAAAGGCACGGGAAGGATTCACCCCCTGGCACCGGACCCGGTGCATCCAGGTGTGGCAGGAATTCGCGGCCTCATTCCCCCGCGGCGCCGAGAGACTGCGGGGCAGCGGGGAGTGGCAGCAGACCGCAGCACGGATGGCCACCGGGCACGGTCCGTACTTCGCGTTCATCAACCGGATGTCCCAGGAACTGCATCCCCTGGCGGGCACGGCAGAAATCCCTTCTTTTGCGGCACAGCTCTTCGCATTCCAGGTTGCGCGGGCCGGAGGCGCCGTCTCCGCGCCCGATACGGCAACCCACGTCACCGGAGAAAGCCGTCGCCTCATGGCCTCCATCCGCAGGAGGCTGGGAAACGAGGCTGCGGCCAGCGCCATTGATCCGCCCCCCATGGCTGCGCACAACTGGCAGGAATACCAGACGGCCCTGGCGGCCATCGCTCCGGCCGCATCATCGCGGCAGCAGGCCTTCCAACTGGCATCCCAGACCTTCACCGATGATCCCGCCACGGGGAAAACCCCCTTCCATGCAGCCTGGAATGCAGCCGCACGGCTGAAGCGGGATATCGCCGGCGCCGGTGCCGACGACGCCCTCTGGCGCCTCGTCACCGGTCCCCTCGATTTCCTCTGGGGATACGTCAGGCGCGAAGCCGGCTGCCAACTCCAGACCCTCTGGGAGGAGCAGGTCCTCGCCCCCACCCTGGGCATGCCCCCCCAACAGGCGGGCCCGATGCTGCTGGGCCCCGACGGCCTTGCCTGGCGCTTCGTGAAGGGCCCGGCCGCCCCCTTTGTCCGGGGCACGGCAGCGGGGTATGCCCCCCGGCAGACACTGGGCGGGGCGCTGCCGCTGGAGGGATCCCTCTTCGCCTTTTTGGGCAAAGGGGCACAGCTCAATGCCATGACATCCGGCCGGCAGTCAAACTACACCGTAGCAATCAAGGGACTTCCCACCGACGCGAACCCCGAGGCCCGGATCAAGCCGCACGGCACGAGACTGGAGCTCCAGTGCGCCGGGCAAGCCCAGGCTCTCGTAAACCAGAACTTTCCCGTGGGCAAGACCTTCTACTGGTCGCCCGACAGTTGCGGCGACGTGATCTTCCAGATCGAGGCGGGCGACCAGGTGCTCACAAAACGATATGCCGGACCCCAGGCATTCCCGGACTTCCTCCGTGAGTTCGCCAGCGGGCATCGCACGTTTGCGGCCGGTGAGTTCCCGGGCGAGAAAGACGCGCTGGCGCGCATGGGGATCACCTCCATCCGGGCAAGCTACCAGTTCATCGGCAGCCAGCAGGTGATCAGGCAGGGCGGCGCCATGGCCGGAGCCACGGCGCCACGGATGATCGCCCGGTGCTGGTAG
- a CDS encoding type VI secretion protein, which produces MPSVDPSWRWAAFGKHPAAADYFRLGEDSPFVEGLATWVESGYRHLISRREAALPFCSWRFWSRGFGRDALVIGVVRLSSDSLGRPYPLLIMGSGPLEGWEEQWDLLPFACEPSWCQIEYLATHTFDDLKHMGEGLQRVRPPGSDWDGLAERRRGLNRLGSPLDPYASFLDIPRLKQLVAGHAGREEFSVKLDRRPVHDKITLVSLWHLLTKRTVKGIPHALFMGGNLEHSFLASFRRALAPGDFLHLWSAPDTGGWHASIGTEHALDIASIGKEPICPERPAGEDIRYDPLFDALQAEVDKLTSPAAAGTVDWERVVRMAADILATRSKDLLVASYLAVGLVQTRGGDGLALGLTVWRDLLERFWCTLYPTRTRGRQRSVEWWLDRTAIALHHQGNRSLPPEQHGIVLETLGAIDRFLGERLEDAPSLTKLRQLLADMAPEGGEGTAPEAVVATPAQAEAPAAGLFAPPRQTAAPAVEPPCQAIATGSSLQMLEEALRQVGEAAGALIQQDPAAPVSYRLSRLAAWGKVTELPPSINGRTRIPPPERQVLALLQELASHGDGEALLKAAEARLPQFIFWLDLSRLTAKALSRLGDRFAAAREAVCAETAAFVGRLPALPDLAFADGTPFATPETRQWLTGLAQRGASVAGCPAVGHNNGRAAAIAREVEEAQALIRDGKLLEAVERFQKQLGNGASRKEKLHWRLALAQLLVNTNRAKLALPHLEQVVADIGAFGLEEYDPVLALRGLKLAWAGFDSQTEPRFKEKAADALHRIARLDPVEMVRLTKG; this is translated from the coding sequence ATGCCCTCCGTTGATCCGTCCTGGCGCTGGGCCGCCTTCGGCAAGCATCCTGCCGCAGCCGACTACTTTCGGCTCGGTGAGGATTCTCCCTTTGTCGAGGGATTGGCCACGTGGGTGGAGAGCGGGTACCGCCATCTCATCAGCCGGCGCGAAGCGGCATTGCCGTTCTGCTCCTGGCGCTTCTGGTCCCGGGGATTCGGCCGGGATGCCCTTGTCATTGGAGTGGTCCGGCTTTCCAGCGACAGCCTAGGCCGCCCCTATCCGCTGCTCATCATGGGGAGCGGCCCCCTTGAGGGATGGGAAGAGCAGTGGGATCTGCTCCCTTTTGCCTGTGAACCGTCATGGTGCCAGATCGAGTATCTGGCGACGCACACCTTTGATGATCTGAAGCACATGGGCGAAGGGCTCCAAAGGGTGCGGCCCCCCGGATCGGATTGGGACGGCCTGGCGGAACGACGCCGCGGCCTGAACCGGCTCGGCTCTCCCCTTGATCCCTATGCATCCTTCCTGGACATCCCCCGTCTCAAACAACTGGTCGCCGGGCATGCCGGCCGGGAAGAGTTCTCCGTCAAGCTCGACCGGAGGCCGGTGCATGACAAAATCACCCTGGTAAGCCTTTGGCACCTCCTGACCAAGAGGACCGTCAAAGGAATCCCCCACGCCCTTTTCATGGGCGGCAACCTGGAGCATTCCTTTCTCGCCTCCTTCCGGCGGGCCCTGGCTCCGGGAGATTTTCTCCACCTCTGGTCCGCGCCGGACACAGGAGGGTGGCATGCCAGCATCGGAACGGAGCACGCCTTGGACATTGCATCTATCGGAAAAGAACCGATATGCCCCGAACGGCCGGCCGGCGAGGACATTCGCTATGATCCCCTCTTTGACGCACTCCAGGCAGAGGTTGACAAGCTCACTTCGCCCGCCGCTGCCGGTACCGTCGACTGGGAACGGGTGGTACGCATGGCAGCCGACATCCTCGCCACCCGGTCCAAGGACCTCCTCGTGGCGAGCTACCTGGCGGTGGGGCTCGTCCAGACCCGCGGGGGAGACGGCCTCGCTCTGGGGCTCACCGTCTGGCGCGATCTCCTGGAGCGGTTCTGGTGCACCCTCTACCCCACCCGCACACGGGGGCGCCAACGATCGGTGGAGTGGTGGCTGGATCGGACCGCGATCGCCCTGCATCATCAGGGAAACCGGTCCCTTCCCCCTGAACAGCACGGCATTGTGCTGGAAACTCTTGGCGCCATAGACCGCTTTCTGGGAGAGCGCCTGGAGGATGCCCCGTCCCTTACGAAACTGAGGCAACTACTGGCGGACATGGCGCCGGAAGGCGGAGAAGGAACGGCCCCCGAAGCCGTGGTTGCTACGCCGGCTCAAGCCGAGGCTCCCGCCGCTGGCCTATTCGCGCCGCCCCGTCAAACCGCCGCCCCCGCCGTGGAGCCTCCCTGCCAGGCGATTGCCACTGGCTCCTCCCTTCAGATGCTGGAGGAAGCGCTTCGCCAGGTGGGGGAGGCGGCCGGCGCCCTCATCCAGCAGGATCCCGCGGCCCCCGTATCCTATCGGCTCTCCCGCCTTGCCGCCTGGGGGAAGGTAACCGAGCTCCCGCCGTCGATAAACGGACGAACCCGAATCCCTCCTCCCGAGCGGCAGGTGCTGGCCCTTCTCCAGGAACTGGCCAGCCACGGAGACGGCGAGGCGCTCCTGAAGGCGGCTGAGGCGCGGCTTCCCCAGTTCATCTTCTGGCTCGATCTGAGCCGGCTCACCGCCAAGGCTCTCTCCCGCCTCGGCGACCGCTTTGCCGCCGCCCGCGAAGCGGTCTGCGCGGAGACGGCTGCCTTTGTGGGGCGACTTCCGGCCCTCCCTGACCTGGCCTTTGCCGACGGCACTCCCTTTGCCACCCCGGAAACCCGCCAGTGGCTCACGGGGCTCGCGCAGCGCGGGGCATCCGTTGCCGGCTGTCCTGCTGTGGGCCATAACAACGGTCGCGCCGCGGCCATTGCCCGGGAGGTGGAAGAGGCCCAGGCTCTTATTCGGGACGGCAAACTCCTGGAGGCGGTGGAGCGGTTCCAGAAACAACTCGGCAACGGCGCCTCCCGCAAGGAGAAGCTCCACTGGCGTCTCGCCCTGGCCCAACTCCTCGTGAACACCAATCGGGCCAAGCTGGCGCTCCCCCATTTGGAGCAGGTCGTGGCGGACATCGGGGCCTTCGGCCTCGAAGAGTACGACCCGGTCCTGGCCCTGCGGGGGCTGAAGCTCGCCTGGGCCGGCTTCGATTCCCAGACCGAGCCCCGCTTCAAGGAAAAGGCCGCCGATGCCCTCCACCGGATCGCCCGCCTCGATCCGGTGGAGATGGTGCGACTGACGAAGGGGTAG
- a CDS encoding 3-oxoacyl-ACP synthase translates to MERDCESIAGGKGSKTGAQKSGTGERIAVTGFGLVTPMGFTPWRSVSAVIRSRSHFAWHETVLVADAPDGTALRGATISRVSGKDVRFGLTGSERSLALLAPALREAASGLSPSPGDAVPAWIINGIPSEEVGAIPCPADILPPLSPMEHLPVGREAGSGRCLFLDRVAEAAKALGEGRCPRALIAAVDSLCFLPVLEELLAAGRLLSGPNPEGIIPGEAAGAILLEREESARKRGAPIYAFVSSWGHGIDPAPRTGGHPAQARGLTEAFIQAFDGLPCPGEEIGLVVADLNGERQRALGWAVAEERVFGPSHRERQLWLPAFSVGECGAALGVVQTVVAVAALAKDLANGEQVALCSSDDGGETRVLCLERGDFTDRHALNRWRREQQAKTNERVT, encoded by the coding sequence ATGGAACGGGATTGCGAATCGATTGCTGGCGGAAAAGGCTCCAAAACCGGGGCCCAAAAATCCGGAACCGGTGAGCGGATCGCCGTGACCGGTTTCGGTCTCGTGACCCCCATGGGATTTACGCCCTGGCGCTCCGTGTCAGCCGTAATCCGCAGCCGCAGCCACTTCGCCTGGCACGAAACGGTTCTGGTGGCCGACGCCCCCGACGGCACAGCCCTGCGTGGTGCGACGATCAGCCGGGTTTCGGGGAAAGACGTGCGGTTCGGCCTGACCGGGAGCGAGCGAAGTCTGGCGCTCCTGGCACCGGCGCTCCGGGAGGCCGCCAGCGGCCTTTCACCCTCCCCTGGCGACGCGGTGCCGGCATGGATCATCAATGGGATCCCTTCGGAAGAAGTCGGGGCAATTCCCTGTCCGGCGGACATTCTTCCCCCCCTCTCTCCGATGGAGCATCTACCGGTTGGCCGGGAGGCAGGCTCCGGACGCTGCCTCTTTCTTGACCGGGTAGCCGAGGCGGCGAAGGCTCTCGGAGAGGGGAGATGTCCGCGAGCGCTCATCGCCGCCGTCGACTCCCTCTGCTTCCTGCCGGTGCTCGAAGAACTCCTGGCGGCCGGCAGGCTTCTGAGCGGGCCCAACCCCGAGGGGATCATCCCCGGAGAGGCGGCCGGAGCCATCCTCCTGGAGCGGGAAGAGTCGGCACGGAAGCGGGGCGCTCCCATCTACGCGTTCGTCTCATCATGGGGCCACGGCATTGATCCCGCTCCCCGCACCGGAGGCCATCCCGCGCAGGCACGGGGGCTCACCGAAGCGTTCATACAAGCCTTCGACGGACTTCCTTGCCCCGGTGAAGAGATCGGGCTGGTTGTCGCCGACCTGAACGGCGAACGGCAGCGTGCACTGGGATGGGCCGTAGCCGAAGAACGGGTTTTCGGCCCCTCACACCGGGAGCGGCAACTGTGGCTCCCCGCCTTCTCCGTCGGGGAATGCGGCGCGGCCCTCGGCGTGGTGCAGACCGTCGTCGCCGTCGCAGCTCTTGCCAAGGACCTCGCCAACGGGGAGCAGGTCGCCCTCTGCTCCTCCGACGACGGAGGAGAGACGCGGGTACTCTGTCTCGAGCGGGGAGACTTCACCGATCGCCATGCCCTTAACCGGTGGCGGCGGGAACAGCAGGCGAAAACGAACGAAAGAGTAACCTGA
- a CDS encoding type VI secretion protein, with protein sequence MSNEASVAPKERVNIVYRPADGEGREEVELPLKILVLGDFTGQPDERPVEKRDPVPVDKENFNEVMKAQGIMLNIAVSNRLYDAPDEELPVKLRIESLRDFGPEAIVEQVPEMKRLLELREALRALKAPLSNIPDFRRKIQELVVDDIARAKLMAEIGIEG encoded by the coding sequence ATGTCGAATGAAGCATCCGTAGCACCGAAGGAACGGGTGAACATCGTCTACCGTCCCGCCGATGGCGAAGGGCGCGAGGAAGTGGAGCTTCCCCTTAAAATCCTGGTGTTAGGGGACTTTACCGGGCAACCGGACGAGCGGCCCGTGGAGAAGCGGGACCCGGTGCCCGTGGACAAAGAAAACTTCAACGAGGTAATGAAGGCCCAGGGAATCATGCTGAACATCGCCGTCTCCAACCGGCTTTACGATGCACCCGACGAGGAGCTGCCGGTAAAGCTGAGGATAGAATCTCTGAGGGATTTTGGCCCGGAGGCCATCGTGGAGCAGGTGCCGGAGATGAAACGCCTGTTGGAGCTGCGCGAGGCACTGCGGGCGCTAAAGGCCCCACTCTCCAACATCCCGGATTTCCGGAGGAAAATCCAGGAACTGGTCGTTGACGACATCGCCCGCGCCAAGCTAATGGCCGAAATAGGGATCGAAGGATAA